A genomic window from Tolypothrix sp. PCC 7910 includes:
- the rsfS gene encoding ribosome silencing factor, with protein MSDYFQGEFPTQSVSLSKTAIASPQDPSDEGSRKLAIAVAEAASDRKAGDILLLRVADVSYLADYFVVMTGYSRVQVRAIAEAIEDKVSTELQRNPLRTAGKTEGSWVLQDYGEVIVHIMMPREREFYNLEAFWSHAERLELPTTDDGGGKPK; from the coding sequence ATGTCTGATTATTTCCAAGGAGAATTTCCAACACAATCTGTATCTTTAAGTAAAACTGCGATCGCTAGTCCACAAGACCCCAGCGATGAAGGAAGCAGAAAATTAGCAATAGCTGTTGCCGAAGCAGCATCAGACCGCAAAGCAGGTGATATTTTACTGCTCAGGGTAGCAGATGTATCTTACCTGGCAGATTATTTTGTGGTAATGACTGGCTATTCAAGAGTCCAAGTCAGAGCGATCGCAGAAGCCATTGAAGACAAAGTATCAACAGAACTGCAACGCAATCCCTTGCGGACAGCAGGTAAAACAGAAGGAAGCTGGGTATTGCAAGATTATGGCGAAGTGATAGTTCACATCATGATGCCTAGGGAGCGGGAGTTTTATAATTTAGAAGCGTTCTGGTCTCATGCTGAACGTTTAGAACTGCCAACAACCGATGACGGTGGGGGTAAGCCAAAATGA
- a CDS encoding glycosyltransferase family 4 protein, whose product MRILIYSYNYYPEPIGIAPLMTELAEGLVKRGHEVRVVTAMPNYPERQIYSGYRGKFYLTESKNGVQIQRSYVWIRPQPNLLDRILLDASFVVTSFLPAMMGWRPDVIISTSPSLPVCLPAALVGWLRACPIVLNLQDILPEAAIHVGLLKNKFLIKVFTQLEKFAYHSATKISVIADGFVENLLKKGVPSDKIVQIPNWVDVNFIRPLSRENNPFRETHNLKDKFVVLYSGNIALTQGLETVVKAAAMLRHIPDIVFTIVGEAKGLQRLQQDCLNYGADNVLLLPFQPREHLPQMLAAADVGLVVQKKNVISFNMPSKIQVLLASGRALIASVPENGTAARAVRQSGGGCVVPPEDAKALANAILDLYQNPEKVKNLGYKSRQYAVEQYSFEQALNNYESLCYALEADEAIISSTNISNQEV is encoded by the coding sequence ATGCGGATTTTGATTTACTCCTACAACTATTACCCAGAACCAATTGGTATTGCTCCCTTGATGACTGAATTAGCCGAGGGGCTTGTGAAGCGGGGACATGAAGTGCGTGTAGTCACAGCTATGCCCAACTATCCTGAACGTCAAATTTACTCAGGATATCGCGGTAAATTCTATTTAACAGAATCTAAAAATGGAGTTCAAATTCAACGCAGTTATGTTTGGATTCGTCCACAACCAAACTTGCTAGATCGGATATTGTTAGATGCTAGTTTTGTAGTCACTAGTTTTCTGCCTGCAATGATGGGCTGGCGACCAGATGTGATTATTTCTACTTCGCCTTCATTGCCTGTATGTTTGCCAGCTGCTCTTGTAGGATGGTTGCGTGCTTGTCCTATAGTTTTAAACCTTCAAGATATCTTACCGGAAGCAGCTATTCATGTAGGGCTACTAAAAAACAAATTTCTGATCAAGGTATTTACACAATTAGAGAAGTTTGCATATCATAGCGCGACTAAAATCAGCGTTATTGCTGATGGTTTTGTGGAAAATTTGCTCAAGAAGGGTGTACCATCTGACAAAATTGTGCAAATTCCCAATTGGGTTGATGTGAATTTCATTCGCCCTTTATCTAGAGAAAATAACCCATTTCGAGAAACACACAACCTAAAAGATAAATTTGTAGTTTTATATTCTGGTAATATTGCTCTGACCCAGGGCTTAGAAACAGTTGTTAAAGCTGCTGCCATGTTACGCCATATTCCAGATATTGTGTTTACGATTGTTGGAGAGGCTAAAGGATTGCAGAGACTTCAACAAGACTGTCTCAATTATGGTGCTGATAACGTTTTGTTACTGCCTTTTCAACCTCGTGAACATTTGCCACAAATGTTAGCAGCCGCGGATGTTGGTTTGGTCGTGCAAAAGAAAAATGTTATATCCTTCAATATGCCTTCCAAAATACAAGTGCTACTTGCTAGTGGTCGAGCATTGATTGCCTCTGTCCCAGAAAATGGTACAGCAGCAAGAGCTGTTAGACAAAGTGGTGGCGGATGTGTAGTTCCTCCAGAAGATGCTAAAGCTTTAGCAAATGCGATTCTAGACTTATACCAAAATCCAGAGAAAGTCAAAAATCTCGGTTATAAAAGTCGTCAATATGCTGTTGAGCAATATAGCTTTGAGCAAGCTTTAAATAACTACGAGAGCTTATGTTATGCACTGGAAGCAGACGAGGCAATAATTTCCAGCACAAATATCTCAAACCAAGAAGTCTAA
- a CDS encoding amino acid ABC transporter ATP-binding protein — protein MLDQQPIIIAENVHKWYGQFHVLQGVSLTVNRGEVVVLMGPSGSGKSTFIRTFNALEEYQQGKIMIDGITLSHDLRNIDAIRKEVGMVFQQFNLFPHLTVLQNITLAPIWVRRWTKAKAEELAMQLLERVGILEQAHKYPGQLSGGQQQRVAIARALAMQPKIMLFDEPTSALDPEMVREVLDVMRSLARDGMTMVVVTHEVGFAREVADRVILMDSGSLVESATPDSFFNKPQEERTRKFLSQIL, from the coding sequence ACAACCAATAATTATTGCTGAGAATGTTCACAAGTGGTATGGACAATTTCATGTCCTCCAAGGTGTAAGCTTGACGGTAAATCGTGGTGAAGTAGTAGTATTGATGGGGCCATCAGGTTCAGGTAAATCTACTTTTATCCGCACATTTAATGCTTTGGAAGAATACCAACAAGGCAAAATTATGATAGATGGGATTACCCTCAGCCATGATTTGCGAAATATTGATGCGATTCGTAAAGAAGTAGGAATGGTTTTTCAACAGTTTAATTTATTTCCCCATCTTACAGTGTTGCAAAATATCACCTTGGCACCAATTTGGGTGCGTCGGTGGACGAAGGCAAAAGCTGAAGAATTAGCAATGCAACTCTTAGAAAGAGTAGGAATTTTAGAGCAAGCACATAAATATCCAGGACAATTATCTGGGGGACAGCAACAACGGGTAGCGATCGCGCGTGCGTTAGCGATGCAGCCTAAAATTATGCTATTTGATGAACCCACCTCAGCTTTAGATCCAGAGATGGTAAGGGAAGTGTTAGATGTAATGCGAAGTCTTGCCCGTGACGGGATGACAATGGTAGTCGTTACCCATGAGGTAGGATTTGCGCGTGAAGTGGCTGACAGAGTAATTTTGATGGATAGCGGTTCCCTCGTTGAGTCAGCTACCCCAGACTCTTTTTTTAACAAACCCCAAGAAGAACGAACTCGCAAATTCTTATCGCAAATTCTCTAA